The stretch of DNA AGCCAAAGTTATGAATAGAACGGCTCGTGTCAACAACATATGGACTTGGTACTAGTTTGACCTTTGTGCCTGTCATTCGTGTATGTGTTGACTAGGCTGTGTGGACATTTCGACGATGGCTTTAATTGCCTTGTCATTTCGAGCGAAAGCGAGAAATCTAAAGTCGAAAATAGGCTTATGTGCAACGGTCCTTGCCTTCGCGGGGACATGTTAGATTCCTCACTGCGTTCGGAATGACAAGGAAACTGGGTGCGGAATGACATTATAAGCGTATCTGGGCAAATGTCCGCAGAACCTAATTCGCTGACAGCGCTGACAGATTGGGTATAACAACCTGCCGTTCCCGCTTCGCGGGGAAAGGAGAGCGGCGATGAGAATACGAGAAGAGTCCCTTCTGTCCGAAGAGCAGAAGGGACTCTTGCAATCGTCAACCAGTGTCAGGCGTATGACTTAGTGTGCCGTCCTAGTATGCGTGCGGCTGCACCGATGCGGCGATGGTCATTTCGATGTCGTGGATACCTCTTGACAGCGCTTGTCCGATTAGGTCTAGGCGGCGTACTTGTTCAATGCGGGGTGCTACGTTGTCTAGTTCGCGGTTGGATAGCAGGCTCTTGAAGATGCCGCAGGCGTCGGCAAGGCAGATGATGACCACATCGCGCGGCGACGGTATCTCGTCGCTGAACAGGACGCCCATGATGCGCAACTTCACCTCGCGCTCGGCGGTGCCGTCGATGGACGGGTAGCGCCGCGAACGGAACACCCACAGGAAACGGTCGTCTTCCACTTCCAAAATGCCCTGTTCTATCAGCCGCGACAACACCTGTTCGCGGATGGTGTCCGCCTTGTCCGCGGTCTGCTCCAGCCAGTAGCTCGTGTTGCGGTTGGTGCCGGCGGCAATATCCTCGAGCGTCGGGTCGAGCAGGCTGTCGCCCGTCGGTGTGCTGTCGATCAGCACCATGTTCTCCAAGTCGGTGTCGATGCGGTTCTCCAAGGCGAGGTCCATCAGCACGCCGCCTGCGAGCGCGTAGTCCAAAGACCACTTGGGAACGCGGGCGAACCGTCCGTCGCCATCGTTAAGCAGCAGTAGAATAACCTCCTCTGCGAATCTCAGCATGAAATTTCTCCTCTCTGTAAGTTGGGCATCATGTCGTTCACATCCATTCCAACCGTTTCCCCCGCCCAGCGGAGAAGGGTCAGCAGAGCGAATGCCGCGCTTACTATATGCTATCTCATTTTGCTTTTGCGCACACTATAATAGCATGATATTATGCCCGATAAATACATGGCGCGACTTGATTTCGAGAATTGTATCTGTGCCGCCCCTTTTCCATTTGACGATGGAAGCCTTCCATAAATCCCTTTCCCCTTGACATGGGGCTGAAGCCTTGGAATGCCGGGCTGCGGCGATTTAGGAATGATAATTATCGAGTATCAAGTATTCTCACCATAGAGGGAATATTGCAACGCGTAAGAAGCTCAACCGCGTGGATTCCTGCTTTCGCAGGAATGACGAATTGAAAATCAAATGCATAGTGAGAATGACAATTATCGGTTGGGTTGACAATATCATATAGTCGCCCCCACACTACTCATTCACAAACGCACGAAGGCACAAAGGCACGATGGTAAACGCACGAAGGTAAACGGGTAGAAGTGCAGGGTCTTTCAGTTGTCACCCTGAACGAAGTGAAGAGTCTAAAATCGTTGTGTGGAAACAAGGCTGTCCGTAGTTAACGCGTTTAGATTTCTCGCTTCGCTCGAAATGACCTGAATAATACCTGAATTATCATGAAAGAAATATGCAAAAGGGTACATTTAGGACAATTGACGGGAGTTTCACCCCCATCCTAACCTTCCCCCATCAAGGGGGAAGGGACTTTTGCATATTTCTCAATCGTGACATGAGTGATCGAAAGACCCTAGGTAGAAGTGGCAAGATATGGATTTTGACGCTTATCGATTGAATCCGGCGATATATGATGAGATGTTTTCTGATGACGGTAGTCCTCGCAGGCATAGTTTGCTGCTGCATCAGGAACTGCTTGATATATCGCTGGAAGAGCTGTCAACCATTCAGGAGCGCGTAACGCGGTCGTTCTCGAACGAAGGCATTACATTTACCGTTTACGGC from Chloroflexota bacterium encodes:
- a CDS encoding GPP34 family phosphoprotein, giving the protein MLRFAEEVILLLLNDGDGRFARVPKWSLDYALAGGVLMDLALENRIDTDLENMVLIDSTPTGDSLLDPTLEDIAAGTNRNTSYWLEQTADKADTIREQVLSRLIEQGILEVEDDRFLWVFRSRRYPSIDGTAEREVKLRIMGVLFSDEIPSPRDVVIICLADACGIFKSLLSNRELDNVAPRIEQVRRLDLIGQALSRGIHDIEMTIAASVQPHAY